DNA sequence from the Pedobacter sp. W3I1 genome:
GACAAGCTCAATGTGACAATTGCTTTTATTAAACTTTCATTGCTTTACTTGGGCATGCGAAATCGGTTCTTTTTAAACCGGTATTTTTAATTGCGCCGTAACCGCCTGCTACATCAATTACATTTTCTACTCCTCGCGATTTTAAAATAGATGCGGCAATCATCGAGCGGTAACCACCTGCACAGTGAATGTAATAAGTAGCTTTTGGATTGATTTCGCCTGTCCAATCATTTATAAAATCTAAAGGACGGCTCAATGTAAATTCCAGATGTTCTGCTTCATATTCTCCTGGTTTACGCACATCAAGCGCTGTAATTTCCCCGTTTAAACTGGCTGTTTCAAATGCCTCTGCGGAGATTGATTCAATAGTATCAATTTCCTTACCGGCATCTGTCCATCTTTCGAAACCACCATCTAAATAACCAATGGTACTATCGTATCCAACACGGGTTAAACGGGTAATGGTTTCTTCTTCTTTACCCTGATCAGTAATCAATAAAATAGGTTGCTGTAAATCGGTAATCAAAGCACCAACCCAGGGTGCAAACTGTCCGTTAAGGCCAATATTGATCGAATTTGGGATAAAACCTTTGGCAAAAACCTGCGGATCGCGGGTATCGAGCATAATTGCACCAGTTTGGTTGGCGGTATCTTCAAATTGCTGAGGCGTTAAAGCGTTTAAACCTTTCTCATAAACTTCATCAATACTTTCTACACCACCTTTATTAATGGCTGCATTTTTAGCAAAATATTGCGGCGGCGGCATAATGCCATCGGTTACTTCTGTAATAAACTGTTCTTTTGTTTGGGCTTTTAAAGCATAGTTTACTTCTTTTTGATGCCCCAAAGTATCGAAAGTTTCTTTACTCATGCTTTTACCACAGGCCGAACCCGCACCATGTGCCGGGTAAACAATTACATCATCAGCTAAAGGTTTTATTTTCTCATTTAGCGAATCGTAAAGCATTCCAGCCAAATCTTCCATCGTTAAATGGCCTTTCTGTGCTAAATCCGGGCGACCAACATCACCTATAAATAAGGTATCGCCACTAAAAACACAGTGGTCTTTTCCATTTTCATCGCTTAGCAGATAAGTGGTCGATTCTAAAGTATGCCCAGGGGTGTGTAATGCTGTAATCGTTAGTTTACCGATTTTAAACTGCTCTCCATCTTTAGCAATGTGCGATTTAAACTCCGTTTTAGCGGTTGGACCATAGATAATTTCAGCACCTGATTTCTCCGCCAGATCTACATGTCCGGAAACAAAATCGGCATGAAAATGCGTTTCAAAAATATATTTAATGGTGGCTCCTGCTTTTTCGGCTTTCTTTAAGTACGTTCCAACCTCTCTTAGCGGATCAATAATTGCAGCTTCGCCATCACTTTCGATGTAATAAGCGGCTTCTGCCAGGCATCCTGTATATATTTGTTCTATTTTCATGTTTAATAGTATCGAGTTGTTGAGTGTCAAGTGTTGAGACATGAGTATCAAGTATCAAGACGTAACCTTACGCCTTAAACCTTACCACCCTCTACCCTTCTTAGCAAAAATAGGGCTAAATACTTATAACCGAAATGATGTTGGTCATAATTGCAGAAGTTTTACTTATTATAACACAAACCTTATAGGTTTACGAAAGCTATAAGGTCTAGGAAAGTCCCTAACTGAAAACTGTCAACTGTCAACTGATTTGGGCGTTACCCAAGGGTCGGGCTTTCCAGGGCTGCGCTTCGCTCCGGTACCGATGAAGAGCTGTGAAACAAGCAAGCATACCGTAATTAAATAAAAACAGATGCTTAATCGGCACTAAACCCTTACAATTCCTAACGCAAAACCCGCGGTAAGAGCCTGGTTTATGACCCAAGACTTGTTCCTTTTATGATATCAAATACTGCAATTTGCTGAATTTAGCCAATTGCATTTATCCTTCATCTCTAAACCCGATCGAAGCGAGATGCCGATTCTTCATCGGCAGAAGCGTGAGTGGGACTGAAAACCTCCAAAAGAGGGGAACTGCTCATTTTCTTAAAAAACAAATAATACGCAATTAGCTTAGAAATTAAACGGCTGGAAACATTAATCCTTCGTCAACTCTCCACGCAACGATTCTTCCATTAACTTACGACTTTCTTCTATGGATAATCCTAAGCCCATTACAAACATTAATTTGGTTACCGTAGCTTCGAATGTTAAATCGTAACCGCTTAAAACACCCATTTTCAGCAATTCTCTACTGGTTTCGTAACGTCCTAACTGTACAGAACCTTTTTTACACTGAGAGATATCGATAATAATCTTTCCATTCAAAATAGCCTGACGCAAACTATCTAAAAACCATTGTGCAGTTGTGGTGTTACCTGAACCAAAAGTTTCTAGAATAATGGCATCTACTTTAGAATCTGTTATCGCCTGAACGGCCTGTGGCGTTATGCCAGGGTATAATTTCAATACACCAATGTTCGAATTAAAATTGGTATGTAATTTCAATTCTCCTGTTGGTGCTTTAAGAATATAATTCCTGTAAAACTGAAGGTGAACGCCTGCTTCGGCAAGTACCGGATAATTTGGAGAACGGAAAGCCTCGAATTTTTCGCTGTTGTATTTTATAGAGCGGTTACCCCTAAATAACTGGGCATCAAAGTAAATGCATACTTCTGGAAACAATGCTCTTCCATCCTCTTTCGTTGCTGCAATCTCCAAGGCAGTAATTAAATTCTCTTTAGCATCTGTTCTGATTTCGCCAATTGGAAGCTGCGATCCAGTTAAAACGACAGGTTTATCCAGATTTTCGAGCATAAAGCTCAATGCCGATGCCGTAAAAGCCATGGTATCAGATCCGTGTAGAATCACAAAACCATCGTATTGATCATATTTATTGTAAACAAGTTCTGCTAATGTTTTCCATATTTCAGGATCCATGTTTGAAGAATCCAATACCGGATTGAAGGAATCCACATCTAAATCGTAATTTAAACGACTCAATTCGGGAACGTTTTCTTTTATCTGCTCGAAATCAAATGGAATTAACATTCCATTTATAGGATCGTTAATCATACCGATGGTACCACCGGTATAAATTATAAGTATTTTGGTCATTTGTTGGTGAAGGTTGCTCACCGCAAAGAAACTAAAAAATTACAAATGATCGGACGATATTTTTAAATTAGCAACCAAAAGAGTTATTACAGCACTTAAATTGCCAATTAAATAATTTAAACAGCAAATAATTATCAAATTAACAATTAATTAATATGAAGTAGTCTCAAAAATCAATTGCTAAATCTTGCGAAAGAGATTTCTCCATTACGTTGCACTTCAGTCGAAATGATGACCGACTTAAACCGACTGAGGACTTCGGACTCAATCCTAAACCCCAAATATTTTCTTCGAATTTTCGGTAGTTATAGCTGCAACTTCTTCAATAGGAACACCATAAATATCGGCTAGTTTTTGGGCAATATAAATCAAATAACTACTTTCATTGGGTTTTCCGCGGAAAGGAACCGGAGCCAAATAAGGCGAATCTGTTTCTAAAACCAGGTTAGCCAAAGGAATTTCTGATAATACCAGATCCAATCCGGCTTTTTTATAAGTAACCACCCCACCAATGCCTAAATAGAAATTTAAATCGATGGCCCGCTTTGCCTGCGCTAAATTGCCAGTAAAACAATGGAATATTCCACGCAGTTTTTCGTCTCTTTCACTTTCCAACAACTCGAAAACCTCATCAAAAGCTTCACGGCAATGGATCACAATTGGCAAACCTAAATCTTTTGCCCAGGCAATCTGTTTACGAAAAGCGTCTTGCTGAATAGCCAATGTTGTTTTATCCCAATACAGATCGATACCAATTTCGCCAATGGCATAAATTTTCCGCCCGGAAATACTTTTGT
Encoded proteins:
- a CDS encoding rhodanese-like domain-containing protein, with amino-acid sequence MKIEQIYTGCLAEAAYYIESDGEAAIIDPLREVGTYLKKAEKAGATIKYIFETHFHADFVSGHVDLAEKSGAEIIYGPTAKTEFKSHIAKDGEQFKIGKLTITALHTPGHTLESTTYLLSDENGKDHCVFSGDTLFIGDVGRPDLAQKGHLTMEDLAGMLYDSLNEKIKPLADDVIVYPAHGAGSACGKSMSKETFDTLGHQKEVNYALKAQTKEQFITEVTDGIMPPPQYFAKNAAINKGGVESIDEVYEKGLNALTPQQFEDTANQTGAIMLDTRDPQVFAKGFIPNSINIGLNGQFAPWVGALITDLQQPILLITDQGKEEETITRLTRVGYDSTIGYLDGGFERWTDAGKEIDTIESISAEAFETASLNGEITALDVRKPGEYEAEHLEFTLSRPLDFINDWTGEINPKATYYIHCAGGYRSMIAASILKSRGVENVIDVAGGYGAIKNTGLKRTDFACPSKAMKV
- a CDS encoding asparaginase — protein: MTKILIIYTGGTIGMINDPINGMLIPFDFEQIKENVPELSRLNYDLDVDSFNPVLDSSNMDPEIWKTLAELVYNKYDQYDGFVILHGSDTMAFTASALSFMLENLDKPVVLTGSQLPIGEIRTDAKENLITALEIAATKEDGRALFPEVCIYFDAQLFRGNRSIKYNSEKFEAFRSPNYPVLAEAGVHLQFYRNYILKAPTGELKLHTNFNSNIGVLKLYPGITPQAVQAITDSKVDAIILETFGSGNTTTAQWFLDSLRQAILNGKIIIDISQCKKGSVQLGRYETSRELLKMGVLSGYDLTFEATVTKLMFVMGLGLSIEESRKLMEESLRGELTKD
- a CDS encoding TatD family hydrolase, with translation MIFTDTHTHLYYEQDTEKQAQLMERCFENDVNRLFLPNVDVKSIAMIDDLVAKYPANCFAMAGLHPCDVKEDYLSQLEEIYKSISGRKIYAIGEIGIDLYWDKTTLAIQQDAFRKQIAWAKDLGLPIVIHCREAFDEVFELLESERDEKLRGIFHCFTGNLAQAKRAIDLNFYLGIGGVVTYKKAGLDLVLSEIPLANLVLETDSPYLAPVPFRGKPNESSYLIYIAQKLADIYGVPIEEVAAITTENSKKIFGV